The following proteins come from a genomic window of Bactrocera dorsalis isolate Fly_Bdor chromosome 6, ASM2337382v1, whole genome shotgun sequence:
- the LOC125779674 gene encoding uncharacterized protein LOC125779674: MEAFMRLVDYVVEYESEFSAASKDISKNALVMQQDELREMWCKAKAAHDDLNSKGGMSSKDYALIKKKFKIGGQCYIRCMGAMKDMSEILSTPKDTEKSVEVDSNHSLPPCDTDVFKGDYLSWPTFRDMFTAVYIKSKRLSPVEKLYHLNKKTQGEAKVIVSKCPLTNDGFAMAWKGLTDMYENERILVETQVDILLDLPSIDKECSSSIKWLQREINSCISCLTANKVDIGNWDPIIIRICSKRLPQATLALWEQSVKNKTKTSKWEELDNFLTDRYRDLEAIERAKKSSNSVKPVSAPTQNKYHNNSHQNRFGAFQVSVEKSTCLMCKSADHKLRSCPMFLNMAPADRIKFAKRNNRCINCLSFGHLVSQCTSAFNCSTCHARHHTLLHVGTVQPSSQRGSSISSDEIPSTSRQAQQRRNFDKSEGKPTVVQSCFANSDKGVLLGTAQININYRGVTYAARALIDSGSECSFITEKLKSRINLPVRKINAQVSGINNTVSAQVKESCRVELRSPIDPLISITTNMMVLPKLTGNLPTCHISALTRQAFPDLTLADERFFVNEPVDVILGGDVYPHIMLDGIRKNVLGSLLAQETVFGWIVTGRANAATPTNTCVSYHNKISRKKQLTACGDLEQMTKSVRKRRYLNKYAKKKPLDSSRSCHFYANLCCSI; the protein is encoded by the coding sequence ATGGAAGCTTTCATGCGCTTAGTAGACTACGTTGTCGAATACGAGTCTGAATTCAGTGCTGCATCAAAGGACATCTCGAAGAACGCTCTTGTGATGCAACAAGACGAGCTGAGAGAGATGTGGTGCAAAGCGAAAGCTGCCCATGACGACCTCAACAGCAAAGGGGGCATGTCCTCAAAGGACTATgcccttattaaaaaaaaattcaagataGGTGGGCAATGCTACATACGTTGCATGGGGGCAATGAAGGATATGTCTGAGATCCTCTCAACCCCCAAAGACACCGAAAAATCTGTTGAGGTAGACAGTAACCACTCCCTTCCGCCTTGCGATACGGATGTTTTCAAAGGGGACTACCTTTCATGGCCAACATTCCGCGATATGTTCACGGCCGTATACATCAAAAGCAAGCGCCTGTCACCTGTTGAGAAATTATACCATCTCAACAAAAAGACACAAGGGGAGGCGAAGGTTATTGTATCAAAATGCCCGCTAACAAATGATGGCTTCGCAATGGCGTGGAAGGGATTGACTGATATGTACGAGAATGAGCGAATTCTCGTCGAAACCCAAGTCGACATACTGCTCGACTTGCCCTCAATCGATAAAGAGTGTTCGAGCTCAATAAAATGGCTACAGCGGGAGATCAACAGCTGCATCTCCTGCCTGACAGCCAATAAAGTGGACATTGGGAACTGGGACCCAATCATAATCCGCATTTGTTCTAAGAGACTGCCACAGGCAACATTGGCCCTATGGGAACAGTCTGTAAAGAACAAGACCAAGACATCGAAGTGGGAGGAATTGGACAACTTCCTCACGGATAGATACCGTGATTTGGAGGCAATAGAACGTGCCAAGAAATCGTCCAATTCCGTAAAGCCTGTCAGTGCACCCACACAGAATAAATACCACAACAATAGCCATCAGAACAGATTCGGCGCCTTCCAAGTAAGCGTTGAGAAATCAACATGTCTGATGTGCAAAAGCGCAGATCACAAATTAAGATCTTGCCCCATGTTTCTTAACATGGCACCAGCGGACAGGATCAAGTTCGCTAAGCGCAACAATCGCTGCATCAATTGCCTCAGCTTTGGGCATTTAGTGTCGCAATGCACCAGTGCATTCAACTGCAGCACGTGCCACGCGAGGCATCACACACTCCTACATGTGGGGACAGTGCAGCCTAGCAGCCAAAGAGGCTCATCTATATCATCGGACGAGATTCCGTCTACGTCCAGGCAAGCTCAACAGAGACGCAACTTTGACAAATCGGAAGGCAAGCCAACTGTCGTACAGTCGTGCTTCGCTAACAGCGATAAAGGCGTCTTACTAGGAACTGCACAAATCAACATAAATTACCGCGGCGTTACTTATGCCGCAAGAGCACTCATCGACTCCGGGTCAGAGTGCTCTTTCATCACAGAAAAGCTGAAGAGCAGAATCAACTTGCCAGTTCGGAAGATAAATGCCCAGGTGTCAGGCATCAACAACACCGTATCTGCGCAAGTAAAGGAATCATGTCGTGTCGAGTTGCGGTCACCAATTGACCCACTTATATCGATAACCACGAACATGATGGTTCTGCCGAAATTAACGGGAAACTTGCCGACTTGCCATATTAGCGCACTAACTCGGCAGGCTTTCCCAGATCTCACATTGGCGGACGAAAGGTTCTTCGTCAATGAACCCGTGGACGTCATACTCGGTGGGGACGTTTATCCCCACATTATGCTTGATGGCATACGCAAGAACGTACTGGGATCACTTCTTGCGCAAGAGACAGTGTTCGGCTGGATAGTCACAGGGCGTGCTAATGCAGCTACACCAACCAACACTTGCGTCTCATATCACAACAAAATATCGCGGAAAAAGCAGTTAACTGCGTGCGGGGATTTGGAACAGATGACCAAATCTGTAAGGAAaagaagatatttaaataaatatgcaaaaaagaaaCCCCTAGACTCTAGTCGAAGTTGCCATTTTTACGCGAATTTATGTTGTTCTATTTAA
- the LOC125779198 gene encoding elongation factor 1-alpha 1-like isoform X1, whose amino-acid sequence MNRSNASSIEPPSEKTREHALLAVKQLIVGVNKMDPSEPPYSEAGYGEIQKYPHPSRSSVTIQLLLRSCQSLEASTNTPWLKGWKAARKEGNAEG is encoded by the exons ATGAACCGCAGCAACGCATCATCTATTGAACCTCCTTCAGAAAAG ACTCGTGAGCATGCTCTTCTTGCAGTGAAACAACTGATCGTTGGTGTCAACAAGATGGATCCGTCCGAACCACCATACAGTGAGGCTGGTTATGGGGAAATCCAGAAGTATCCTCATCCATCAAGAAGCTCGGTCACAATCCAGCTGCTGTTGCGTTCGTGCCAATCGCTGGAAGCATCCACCAACACGCCATGGCTCAAGGGATGGAAAGCTGCACGTAAGGAAGGCAATGCTGAAGGTTAG